From the genome of Methylocystis bryophila, one region includes:
- the ileS gene encoding isoleucine--tRNA ligase — MNEDARDAVDYSSTLYLPQTDFPMRAGLPQAEPKLLKRWEEIGLAEKLREAAAGRPKFVLHDGPPYANGAIHIGHALNKILKDLVTRSQRMSAKDCSYVPGWDCHGLPIEWKIEEENYRAKGKKKPDFSDPDAMIAFRRECRAYAAHWLSVQREEFKRLGVAGEWDHPYSTMAFEAEARIAAEILKFAESGLLYRGSKPVMWSVVEKTALAEAEVEYEDHTSDTVWVAFPAQGQSFSVVIWTTTPWTLPGNRAISYSHKIAYGLYRVTAAPENNWAKVGAEYVLADKLAEEVFKSSKVEAYERLRDAPAEELAGLTCDHPLSHLGYSFPVPLLDGDHVTDDTGTGFVHTAPGHGRDDFDIWMASGRMLAERGIGTRIPYTVDADGFYTEDAPGFAGKRVLTEKGEKGDANEAVIAALIAVGNLLARGRLKHQYPHSWRSKKPVIFRNTPQWFIAMDQPLGATPVASSPLAGEGEGGGAGIHAQGAVTPLSNSPPQGGREQTRAAETGHNAPTLRQLALSEIARTHWTPAAGENRITGMIATRPDWVVSRQRAWGVPIALFVKKGTHEPLVDARVNERIVEAFRVEGADAWFEKGAAERFLAPEYDPGDYEKVADVLDVWFDSGSTHAFVLEDKNSFPTLGNIHRKRDGGADEIMYLEGSDQHRGWFHSSLLESCGTRHRAPYDAVLTHGFTLDEKGRKMSKSLGNTVAPQKVIADSGADILRLWVASCDYADDQRIGPEILKSVTDHYRKLRNTLRWMLGTLAHHEPMPSDLDHPEELERFMLHRLVELDEAVRAAYATYDFKRIVALLTPFMISDLSAFYFDIRKDALYCDAPSSPKRKAALGVIDWIFRCVTSWLAPILVFTAEEAWLSRFKDAGSVHLELFPDIPSHWRDEALAKKWADIRAIRSVVTGALELERAQKRIGSSLEAAPIVHVSDPKLLMALDGVDFAEICIVSDIKIESEGGAPEAAFRLPEVKGVAAVFAPAEGVKCARSWRYFDPKTADPAYPDVTPRDAQALREKGRA; from the coding sequence ATGAACGAAGACGCCCGTGACGCCGTCGATTATTCCTCGACGCTTTATCTGCCGCAGACGGATTTTCCAATGCGCGCCGGCCTGCCGCAGGCCGAGCCAAAACTGCTGAAGCGATGGGAGGAAATTGGTCTCGCCGAGAAGCTGCGCGAGGCCGCCGCCGGTCGCCCCAAGTTCGTGCTGCACGACGGCCCGCCCTATGCGAATGGCGCCATCCATATCGGTCACGCGCTCAACAAGATCCTCAAGGATCTGGTGACGCGCAGCCAGCGCATGTCGGCGAAGGATTGCAGCTATGTGCCGGGCTGGGACTGCCACGGCCTCCCGATCGAATGGAAGATCGAGGAGGAGAATTATCGCGCCAAGGGCAAAAAGAAGCCCGACTTCTCCGACCCCGACGCCATGATCGCCTTCCGCCGCGAATGCCGCGCCTACGCCGCGCATTGGCTCTCGGTGCAGCGCGAGGAATTCAAGCGGCTCGGCGTCGCCGGCGAGTGGGATCATCCCTATTCGACGATGGCCTTCGAGGCGGAGGCGCGCATCGCCGCGGAGATCCTGAAGTTTGCGGAAAGCGGGCTGCTCTATCGCGGCTCGAAGCCCGTCATGTGGTCGGTGGTCGAGAAGACCGCGCTGGCGGAAGCTGAGGTGGAATACGAGGACCACACGAGCGACACGGTGTGGGTGGCTTTCCCCGCTCAGGGACAGAGCTTCTCTGTGGTCATCTGGACAACGACTCCCTGGACGCTGCCGGGTAATCGGGCGATCTCCTATTCGCATAAGATCGCCTATGGGCTCTATCGCGTGACGGCTGCGCCCGAGAACAATTGGGCCAAGGTCGGGGCCGAATATGTGCTCGCCGACAAGCTCGCCGAGGAGGTCTTCAAGTCTTCGAAGGTTGAAGCCTATGAGCGTTTGCGGGACGCGCCAGCCGAGGAGCTCGCGGGCCTCACTTGCGATCATCCGCTTTCGCATCTGGGTTACAGCTTCCCGGTCCCGCTCCTCGACGGCGATCACGTCACCGACGACACGGGCACGGGCTTCGTGCACACGGCGCCGGGTCACGGCCGCGACGACTTCGACATCTGGATGGCGAGCGGACGCATGCTCGCCGAGCGCGGGATCGGGACGCGCATCCCCTATACCGTCGATGCGGACGGCTTTTACACCGAGGACGCCCCGGGCTTCGCCGGCAAGCGCGTGCTGACCGAAAAGGGCGAGAAGGGCGACGCCAATGAGGCGGTGATCGCGGCGCTCATCGCCGTCGGCAATCTGCTCGCGCGCGGGCGCCTAAAGCATCAATATCCGCACTCCTGGCGTTCCAAGAAGCCGGTGATCTTTCGCAACACGCCGCAATGGTTCATCGCGATGGATCAGCCGTTGGGCGCAACGCCGGTCGCCTCCTCCCCCCTTGCGGGGGAGGGTGAGGGTGGGGGGGCCGGAATTCACGCACAAGGCGCCGTCACCCCCCTCTCTAACTCTCCCCCACAAGGGGGGAGAGAACAGACTCGGGCCGCGGAGACAGGCCACAACGCGCCCACGCTGCGCCAGCTCGCGCTTTCGGAAATCGCTCGCACCCATTGGACGCCGGCGGCCGGCGAGAATCGCATCACCGGCATGATCGCGACGCGGCCCGATTGGGTCGTTTCGCGCCAGCGCGCCTGGGGTGTGCCGATCGCGCTCTTCGTGAAGAAGGGGACGCATGAACCGCTCGTCGACGCGCGGGTCAATGAGCGCATCGTCGAGGCCTTTCGCGTCGAGGGAGCGGACGCCTGGTTCGAGAAAGGCGCGGCGGAGCGCTTTCTCGCCCCGGAATATGATCCCGGTGATTATGAAAAAGTCGCGGACGTGCTCGACGTCTGGTTCGACTCGGGCTCCACCCACGCCTTCGTGCTGGAGGACAAGAATAGTTTTCCGACGCTCGGAAACATTCATCGCAAACGCGACGGCGGCGCCGACGAGATCATGTATCTCGAGGGCTCCGATCAGCATCGCGGCTGGTTTCACTCGTCCCTCCTCGAGAGCTGTGGCACGCGACATCGCGCGCCCTATGACGCCGTGCTCACGCATGGCTTCACGCTCGACGAGAAGGGCCGCAAGATGTCGAAATCGCTCGGCAATACGGTGGCGCCGCAAAAGGTGATCGCGGATTCCGGAGCCGACATTCTGCGGCTATGGGTCGCAAGCTGCGACTACGCCGACGACCAGCGCATCGGTCCCGAAATCCTCAAATCGGTGACCGACCATTATCGCAAGCTCCGCAACACGCTGCGCTGGATGCTGGGAACGCTCGCGCATCACGAGCCGATGCCCTCAGACCTCGACCACCCTGAGGAGCTGGAGCGCTTCATGCTGCACCGCCTCGTCGAGCTCGACGAGGCCGTCCGCGCCGCCTATGCGACCTATGACTTCAAGAGGATCGTCGCGCTGCTGACGCCCTTCATGATCAGCGATCTTTCCGCTTTCTACTTCGACATCCGCAAGGACGCGCTTTACTGCGATGCGCCGTCGTCGCCAAAGCGCAAGGCGGCGCTGGGCGTGATCGACTGGATCTTCCGCTGCGTGACGAGCTGGCTCGCGCCGATCCTCGTCTTCACGGCGGAGGAGGCGTGGCTTTCGCGCTTCAAGGACGCCGGAAGCGTGCATCTCGAGCTTTTCCCGGACATTCCTTCGCATTGGCGCGACGAGGCGCTTGCAAAGAAATGGGCCGATATTCGCGCGATCCGCAGCGTCGTGACGGGCGCGCTCGAATTGGAGCGTGCGCAAAAACGTATCGGCTCCTCCCTTGAAGCCGCGCCGATCGTGCATGTTTCGGATCCGAAGCTGCTGATGGCGCTCGACGGCGTCGACTTCGCCGAAATCTGCATCGTTTCCGACATTAAAATCGAAAGCGAGGGCGGGGCGCCGGAAGCGGCTTTCCGCTTGCCCGAGGTAAAAGGCGTCGCCGCCGTCTTCGCGCCGGCCGAAGGCGTCAAATGCGCGCGCTCATGGCGCTATTTCGATCCCAAGACCGCCGATCCGGCCTATCCCGACGTGACTCCGCGCGATGCGCAGGCGTTGCGCGAGAAGGGCAGGGCATGA
- a CDS encoding lipopolysaccharide biosynthesis protein, whose product MLAFLANSLTNFVIGILVAKYLGPGEYGRFAIAFSIVGVVQTALFDWMRLAATRFYSEKVRENQPVVRASLDLSFVVVTCGLALATLLYALFGPKLDFDSTLILLALAIAAVNGLFDYLIALVRARFEDQLFWRLVLGKNVLSLVLTGGGAFLFHSAAVAMEGVIASLLGTVIAARASLTDRHAQSHFARRNMAATLAAYSAPIVAAHLIYQAVPLATRAVVADVFDFAETGQFALAFDLGMRAILALGSALDVLLFQIAVAAHENHGDDEARWQVGRNMAVVLAVLLPGCVGVYFIMPSIELLIVPGQFRGPFGHYLSLLLPGLFSMGMILFAVNPVFQIAKKTGPMIAAALAGALAGVVLFFLLPWGEDASNLALAQCGVYVVALLATLAFAAREKPIWPRLRDLGASVAATLGMAGALASMQDLAPGFVTLVAQICVGALAYGALTFVFDTAGLRGELMGWAKSRRQPV is encoded by the coding sequence ATGCTCGCCTTTTTGGCCAATTCCCTCACGAATTTCGTGATCGGAATTCTCGTCGCCAAATATCTGGGCCCGGGCGAATACGGGCGCTTCGCCATCGCCTTCTCCATCGTGGGCGTGGTGCAGACCGCCCTCTTCGATTGGATGCGTCTCGCGGCGACGCGTTTCTATTCCGAGAAAGTGCGCGAGAACCAGCCGGTGGTGCGCGCAAGCCTGGACCTGTCCTTCGTCGTCGTGACGTGCGGGCTCGCCCTCGCCACGCTGCTCTATGCGCTCTTCGGTCCGAAGCTCGATTTCGACTCGACGCTGATCTTGCTGGCGCTGGCGATCGCCGCGGTCAATGGGCTCTTCGATTATCTGATCGCGCTGGTGCGCGCGCGCTTCGAAGACCAGCTTTTTTGGCGCCTTGTCCTCGGCAAGAACGTGCTGTCCCTTGTTCTGACAGGCGGGGGCGCCTTTCTCTTTCACTCCGCCGCGGTGGCGATGGAGGGCGTCATCGCAAGCCTCTTGGGCACGGTGATCGCCGCACGAGCCTCCTTGACCGACCGGCACGCGCAGTCTCACTTCGCGCGCCGCAACATGGCTGCGACGCTCGCCGCCTATAGCGCGCCGATCGTCGCCGCGCATCTCATCTATCAGGCGGTGCCGCTGGCGACGCGCGCGGTTGTCGCAGACGTCTTCGACTTCGCCGAGACCGGACAATTTGCGCTCGCCTTCGATCTCGGCATGCGCGCAATCCTCGCGCTTGGCTCGGCGCTCGATGTTTTGCTGTTCCAGATCGCGGTCGCCGCCCATGAGAACCACGGCGACGATGAGGCGCGTTGGCAGGTCGGACGTAACATGGCTGTGGTGCTGGCGGTGCTGCTGCCGGGCTGCGTCGGTGTCTATTTCATCATGCCGTCGATCGAGCTGCTGATCGTGCCCGGCCAGTTTCGCGGGCCCTTCGGACATTATCTCAGCTTGCTCCTGCCGGGGCTCTTCTCGATGGGCATGATCCTCTTCGCGGTCAATCCCGTCTTCCAGATCGCCAAGAAGACCGGACCGATGATCGCGGCGGCCCTCGCCGGAGCCCTCGCCGGCGTCGTTCTGTTCTTCCTCTTGCCTTGGGGTGAGGACGCCTCCAATCTCGCGCTTGCCCAATGCGGCGTCTATGTCGTCGCGCTACTCGCGACCCTCGCCTTCGCTGCTCGTGAGAAGCCGATCTGGCCGCGTTTGCGCGACCTCGGCGCAAGCGTGGCGGCGACGCTCGGCATGGCGGGAGCGCTGGCTTCCATGCAGGATCTGGCGCCCGGATTTGTGACGCTGGTCGCGCAGATCTGCGTCGGCGCATTGGCTTATGGCGCGCTGACCTTCGTTTTCGACACGGCGGGGCTCCGTGGGGAGTTGATGGGTTGGGCGAAGAGCCGCAG